Proteins encoded within one genomic window of Actinomycetota bacterium:
- a CDS encoding class I SAM-dependent methyltransferase has product MSDTGTPTPDQHAHDTEHHHGHGGEHPSTATDVSAMWDERYATQAWPTSPDPLLVRLVNGLEPGTALDLGCGTGRNAVWLAQRGWDVTGVDSSTVGLAQANERAKQTGCALTTVQADLTTYTTANAYQLVVLANMHLPPADRAHLFSTAAHAVSPGGHLYVVGHHVESLGLAGPPDPERLFTEALLASSFPDLTTEQLGRTQHGDTSEHTTAGDVYLWAVRRA; this is encoded by the coding sequence GTGAGCGATACCGGAACACCGACACCCGACCAGCACGCACATGACACCGAGCACCATCACGGGCACGGCGGAGAGCACCCGTCCACGGCAACCGACGTCTCTGCCATGTGGGACGAGCGCTACGCAACGCAAGCCTGGCCAACCAGCCCCGACCCCCTTCTGGTCCGGCTTGTCAATGGCCTTGAACCCGGTACCGCATTGGACCTCGGATGTGGCACCGGTCGTAACGCCGTATGGCTCGCCCAGCGCGGCTGGGACGTCACCGGGGTCGATAGCTCCACGGTGGGGCTGGCTCAGGCCAACGAACGCGCGAAGCAGACCGGCTGTGCCCTGACGACTGTCCAAGCGGACCTCACCACCTACACAACGGCCAACGCCTACCAGCTCGTCGTGCTGGCCAACATGCACCTGCCACCGGCTGACCGTGCGCACCTCTTCTCGACAGCCGCGCACGCAGTCTCCCCCGGCGGTCACCTGTATGTCGTCGGTCATCACGTCGAGTCCCTAGGGCTCGCCGGGCCCCCCGACCCGGAGCGTCTGTTCACCGAGGCACTTCTGGCGTCTTCGTTCCCGGACCTCACCACCGAGCAGTTGGGTCGCACTCAGCATGGGGATACCTCGGAGCACACCACTGCCGGCGACGTGTACTTATGGGCGGTAAGAAGGGCGTGA
- a CDS encoding methyltransferase, producing the protein MTTRQPPTHSASASERRTAWLLVLGLTAAPLPNSHAELRTGGLYRFVRHPIYGGLLLLAIALTLASASSWTTMACVALVALINAQARWEERRLTERFPAYAAYADCTPRFIPGLTR; encoded by the coding sequence ATGACGACTCGGCAGCCGCCAACCCACTCCGCGTCGGCTAGTGAACGTCGCACGGCATGGCTCCTGGTTCTCGGGCTGACCGCGGCGCCGTTGCCCAACTCTCACGCCGAACTCCGCACGGGTGGGCTGTACAGATTCGTCCGGCACCCGATCTACGGCGGGCTCCTGCTACTCGCCATCGCTCTCACGCTCGCCTCGGCCAGTTCGTGGACCACCATGGCGTGCGTTGCACTGGTCGCGCTGATCAACGCCCAGGCACGCTGGGAGGAACGGCGCCTCACCGAGCGATTCCCGGCCTATGCCGCCTACGCCGACTGCACCCCACGATTCATCCCTGGACTGACCAGATAG
- the katG gene encoding catalase/peroxidase HPI gives MSANNEAICPVVHGANVQSDMSPTEWWPKTLNLDILHQHDPHTIPMDAGFDYREAVKTLDLAAVKADLQALMTDSQDWWPADWGHYGGLMIRMAWHSAGTYRTADGRGGAGTGNQRFAPLNSWPDNVNLDKARRLLWPIKKKYGNQISWADLIVLAGNVAYESMGLKTFGFSLGRVDIWQPEKDIYWGSEKLWLDSTRYDADANDRESLENPLAAVQMGLIYVNPEGVGGNPDPLKTAADVRITFARMAMNDEETVALTAGGHTVGKTHGNGSATALGPEPEAAGIQEQGLGWMNHTSRGVGRDAVTSGLEGAWTTHPTRWDNGYFDLLFKYEWELAKSPAGASQWWPVGIAEEDMPVDVEDPSIRRMPMMTDADMAMVKDPIYREISERFHQDPAYFSEVFARAWFKLTHRDMGPKSRYIGPEVPAEDLIWQDPVPAGATGYDVDSVKVRIAGSGLTVSEMVTTAWDSARTHRNSDMRGGANGARIRLAPQKDWEGNEPDRLAKVLGVLESIAAESGASVADVIVLAGNVGVEQAAKAAGFDVTVPFSPGRGDATQEQTDVDSFAPLEPIHDGYRNWQKQEYAVTAEELLLDRTQLMGLTAPEMTVLVGGMRVIGTNHDGTRHGVFTDHVGALTNDFFVNLTDMRNSWKQVSAGTYEVCDRKTGTVKWTATRADLVFGSNSVLRSYAEVYAQDDNKEKFVRDFVAAWTKVMNADRFDLN, from the coding sequence ATGAGCGCAAACAACGAAGCCATCTGCCCGGTCGTGCACGGAGCAAACGTGCAGTCGGACATGTCACCAACCGAGTGGTGGCCCAAGACTCTCAACCTTGACATCCTGCACCAGCACGACCCTCACACGATCCCGATGGACGCGGGCTTCGATTACCGAGAGGCGGTCAAGACCCTCGATCTGGCGGCCGTGAAGGCCGACCTCCAGGCCCTCATGACTGACAGTCAGGACTGGTGGCCTGCCGACTGGGGCCATTACGGCGGCCTGATGATCCGTATGGCCTGGCACTCCGCCGGCACCTATCGCACTGCCGACGGCCGTGGTGGTGCCGGCACCGGCAACCAGCGCTTCGCCCCGCTCAACTCCTGGCCCGACAACGTCAACCTCGACAAGGCGCGCCGCTTGCTGTGGCCGATCAAGAAGAAGTACGGAAACCAGATCAGCTGGGCTGACCTGATTGTGCTGGCCGGCAACGTCGCATACGAGTCGATGGGTTTGAAGACCTTCGGATTCAGCCTCGGCCGCGTCGACATCTGGCAGCCCGAGAAGGACATCTACTGGGGCTCGGAGAAGTTGTGGCTGGACTCCACCCGCTACGACGCCGATGCCAACGACCGCGAGTCGCTGGAGAACCCGCTGGCCGCAGTGCAGATGGGTCTGATCTACGTGAACCCCGAGGGGGTGGGCGGCAATCCCGACCCGCTGAAGACCGCAGCCGACGTCCGGATCACCTTCGCCCGCATGGCGATGAACGACGAGGAAACCGTTGCACTGACCGCCGGCGGCCACACTGTTGGCAAGACCCACGGCAATGGCAGCGCGACCGCACTGGGCCCGGAGCCCGAAGCAGCCGGCATCCAGGAGCAGGGCCTGGGCTGGATGAACCACACTAGCCGCGGTGTCGGCCGCGACGCCGTCACCTCAGGCCTCGAGGGCGCCTGGACCACCCACCCGACACGCTGGGACAACGGCTACTTCGACCTGCTGTTCAAGTACGAGTGGGAACTCGCCAAGAGCCCCGCCGGCGCCTCGCAGTGGTGGCCCGTCGGTATCGCGGAGGAGGACATGCCAGTCGACGTCGAGGATCCGTCGATCCGTCGCATGCCGATGATGACCGACGCCGATATGGCCATGGTCAAGGATCCGATCTACCGTGAGATCTCCGAACGCTTCCATCAGGACCCCGCGTATTTCTCCGAGGTCTTTGCCAGGGCGTGGTTCAAGCTGACCCACCGCGACATGGGGCCCAAGTCCCGCTACATCGGACCAGAGGTTCCCGCCGAAGACCTGATCTGGCAGGACCCGGTCCCCGCTGGGGCCACCGGATATGACGTCGACTCCGTCAAGGTCCGCATCGCTGGGAGCGGCTTGACCGTCAGCGAGATGGTGACCACGGCGTGGGACAGCGCCCGCACGCACCGCAACTCCGACATGCGCGGTGGCGCCAACGGTGCCCGCATCCGCCTCGCGCCCCAGAAGGACTGGGAGGGCAACGAACCCGACCGACTGGCCAAGGTGCTCGGCGTCTTGGAATCCATCGCGGCCGAATCTGGTGCCAGCGTTGCCGACGTGATCGTGCTGGCCGGCAACGTGGGGGTAGAGCAGGCGGCCAAGGCCGCCGGCTTCGACGTCACCGTGCCGTTCTCGCCGGGACGCGGCGACGCCACCCAGGAGCAGACCGATGTCGACTCGTTCGCACCGCTTGAACCGATCCACGACGGCTACCGCAACTGGCAGAAGCAGGAATACGCCGTGACCGCGGAGGAACTACTACTCGACCGCACCCAACTGATGGGCCTCACCGCTCCGGAGATGACGGTGCTCGTCGGTGGCATGCGCGTGATCGGCACGAACCACGATGGCACCCGTCACGGCGTGTTCACCGACCATGTCGGCGCGCTCACCAACGACTTCTTCGTGAACCTCACCGACATGAGGAACTCCTGGAAGCAAGTCTCAGCCGGCACCTACGAGGTGTGTGATCGCAAGACCGGCACCGTGAAATGGACCGCCACGAGGGCGGACCTCGTCTTCGGATCGAACTCAGTGCTCCGCTCCTACGCCGAGGTCTACGCCCAAGACGACAACAAGGAGAAGTTCGTCCGCGACTTCGTGGCCGCATGGACCAAGGTGATGAACGCAGACCGCTTCGACCTGAACTGA
- a CDS encoding Dps family protein: MTDLTIDIGINEADRQAITDGLSRLLADSYTLYLKTHNYHWNVTGPMFQTLHLMFETQYNELALAVDLIAERIRSLGAPAPGSYREFAALSSVAEDDDKPDATEMIRRLVKGQETVARTARSVFPAVQHAHDEPTADLLTQRMQVHEKNAWMLRSLLA, from the coding sequence ATGACTGATCTCACCATCGACATCGGAATCAACGAAGCCGACCGTCAGGCCATCACCGACGGCCTCTCACGACTCCTCGCCGACAGCTACACCCTCTACCTCAAAACCCACAACTACCACTGGAACGTCACCGGGCCGATGTTCCAAACCCTTCACCTGATGTTTGAGACGCAGTACAACGAACTCGCGCTAGCAGTCGACCTCATCGCAGAACGTATCCGTTCCCTCGGTGCACCCGCACCGGGCAGCTACCGAGAGTTCGCCGCACTCTCATCTGTCGCCGAAGACGACGACAAACCCGATGCCACAGAGATGATCCGCCGCCTCGTTAAGGGACAAGAGACCGTCGCACGCACCGCCCGGTCTGTGTTTCCAGCCGTCCAACATGCTCACGACGAACCCACCGCCGACCTGCTCACACAACGCATGCAGGTCCACGAGAAGAACGCCTGGATGCTCCGCAGCCTCCTCGCCTGA
- a CDS encoding metal-sensing transcriptional repressor, with protein sequence MELDANTVTVILNRLSRAQGHVVGVIQMLEEGWGAGPGSPGGSLLVPP encoded by the coding sequence ATGGAGCTGGACGCGAACACCGTCACCGTGATCCTGAACCGGCTCAGTCGCGCGCAGGGTCACGTCGTCGGCGTCATCCAGATGCTCGAGGAAGGCTGGGGTGCCGGACCTGGAAGTCCTGGAGGGAGTCTTCTTGTCCCTCCGTGA